The genomic window TGGGACAATAATCCTTCCATCGAAACTCAACATATTGGTGGGGCCGAGTAATCTTGGATCCCTCGGGAGGAAACCTTGTCCAGAAATCTGCCCGGGCTAAAGCTCTCTCGTTTGAGTCGAAGCTGGCTTCCCAACAGAGTACCTGAAATCCAAAATCAATTAATTATAAGAAACCCTTCCTCAATCCGATTATTACAAATGCCTAATGGGCACCGCAGGGAAAAAGAGTCATTGCGCCATCCACCTGACTCCCAATGGAAGGTTTAACATGAGATCATAGTTCTTGTGGCATTTGGATATCGTCTGCCTGGGCTTCTTCACCTCCCCGACGGTCAAGCAACACGGGCGCCGGCGCTCCTGCCTGGCTCCGATGCCACCACCGACCGAGTCGAAGGAAGTCCCTTCCCTATACAGCATCGACGCCTCAAGGGTGTCGATGATGTCGCATGTGATGTCCCCGACCTCGCCGTCCGACTCCCAGATGCAGATCCTGGGGAAGTTCTTCTCGACGACGACGGCGGCGCTCGCCCTCCCTGGTGCTCCGTCCACCGACGACCTCTTCCTCGACTTCGGGAACACCGGCGGCAGCAGCAATGTATCAATCATCCAGCGGCGAaaaggggatcctcctcccgccGGCGATCTCCTTCGGTCCGCCGGCTGCAGCGGCCGGGTAGATGGTGCCATTGAGGGTCTTTGGCTCCCCTTTGTTCCACCTGCCAACGTAGCAGCTGCCGTCGGCCGCGCCCCTTTTGGATATTCCGCCGCCACATCCCCTCGTGGTAGTCCCCGTTCGTGTACAGCCGGTCCGCAATCCACGACCCCCAATACGCGTCGCCCTCCATCCGGCCGGACCGGAACGTCACCCCCGACGGCCACGAGAACTTCCCTTATTCGGTGGCCTCCCCCCGCCGCCACTCCCCCTTGTACATGCAACCGTCCGCCCACAGGTACTTCCCCTTCCCGTGCCGTAGGTTTCCGACGAACTCTCCTCTGTAGGGATCCCCGTTTAGCAGCACCTTCTCCACCGCCGCCTCCTCTTCCACCCAtttgccttttttctttttttttttttttttttttgcttatttgACCATTAAATTTTCCCTTCTCCATTTGAGCGTTTTCTCTCATTGGCAACCATCAGTGATGCATATTTGAGTTCTCACACCGCTTGCTGCTGCTCCACCAAAACCAGCATGGAGCAACCGCAAAGATCAATTGCGTGCGCGGCAATTCGGTCTCTTGGTAACAAAAGCTCAGTTTCACCCAAGTTTATCTTTGGCTCTCTTACGGGACCCTCTGCTCTCCTCCTCTCACCATCGTTTCCTCCATCAAAGTCTAGGGACACGTGGTATgttagaagaatacctataatctGACGTGTCAACATAAAATTCACCCCTTGATCATTATACTTATATTATTATAGAGATGCTTTCTTGCTGCAAGCAGAGAGGGAGGAGATGAAGCAGCCAACAAAATATTTAGCTCAACACGCTGATAGTGTAGTGATATTGATGCATTTCATTAGATATGCATCACAAGtctgtatttcatcagatagacgtCACAAGTCTTGATATACTGATAGAATACGTCATGAGCTATCCTTATCTATGTCGACAAAGAAAATGATTATTATAATTTAGATATGTTGTGGCAGACAAAATCCACTCCAAAGATTTTCTTAACAAGGTAATTTGAAGAGAATGCCGATTCCACTATTAGGAAATGGCATCATCGCTTGCAATTTAATAAATTCCATAATTATGTATCTAGCTATTAAACTTTATAAGTGGGAAGGACTATATTAACAAATTATATAATGTCACATTTTTACAAATGCCCAAAAAATAGATAAAGTGCCGCCCATTTTATGGCCTACATTCTTTTTAAAATGCTCACAATTTTAATGCAGGttgaatattaatatttaaaaaaaaaaggaaaaagaaaggttATATCCCCACATTTAAGAAATGCCAGGATTTTGTTTTCTCGTCAAAAATAaaccaaataaaaattatttaaaaattattttatagacCGTCTATAAGAGGAATCTAGTGGCCCTCATTTGCCTAAGAACCAGCCAACAACTATGACAAACATTCTACTTTAGTAAAATTGAAGTTTATTGTATATATATTAGAAGAATATTCATGTTATATTGAAAAATATGATAATATTTCATGTTTTAATAATTATTGCACAttttctaactattttttttcattaatgacAGCCGGCTTATGTGGAGTGATGCCGTTCACAAGCTGGCATTACTAGAGATCCTACAAATTACCTGTGCTTTGTCTATCAAAAGAGAATGGCTAGAAATGTAGAGCCTACAAACTAATTCCCAACATCGAAAAAatgtaatataattaaattacaaattaattaaatttcaaatctaaatctttgTCTTATATTCTAGTTGGGGTTTGGTGCAATACATATAGAATGTTATGTCATGATTAAACCATTCAACATGTTTTACCACacctattataataaataatgGCCTTGGGCAGCATCATGTCTCTTTGCGGTAGTAAATCTCTAAGTTAGATCTTCCCTAACTCttatcatcattaaaaaaaagaaagaaagaaaaaagttcaACCATGTGGTACTTATTTTGTTGGCCAGTAAATATTTACCAACAAATCAAGAAAATCTAATTTGGCATGGGCCGGTAGTGAACCTACATATGCTCATGACTAATAACCATGTTTGCACAATGGAAAAATAACCTTCACCAAGTAATGTGCATATATTGGATGTTGGCATCTAAATTTAAATGCAAGTTATGTTTTATGTTGCATGTAGGCTAATTTGTCCTACCAAAGATTGTAGAAATAACACACCTTGTAGAGTTTTTAATTGTGGTTTGTCTTATTAAGAGTGTGTAGGTAGGGAGGAAGAATAGAGAAGTAGGACTATACTCTTCATAAGCCTTTTTAGCATTCACAAATTGAAAGCTTGTAACAACTTTAATTATTATACACCTCTCCGTTCTAGCATATAATGGTATTTTGATTCATTTGAATGAGGATGATGAATCTAGGCCTCAAGGACCAGCATATAGGATCTTCTCAGTTCCACTAAGGATGCAATCAAGCCAAGCTAAGTCAAATAGCTACAAGCTTGCACTTAATTCGATTTAAACTACTCAAACTCAAAACTCGACTCAAGATCAATCAAGCCTTAATATCGTAAGCTTGAGCTTTATTCGATGAAAAAAAGCAATACTCGAGATCCACTCAATTCAACTCAAATATTAATTGAGACATACTCAAGCTTGAGTTCGAACCTTAGTTtacaaataatataattaatatatattataaagaatataatattattaaaaatatataaattcgaTTAGATTAGTGAGTTTTCAAATTGAGTATTTTACTACTTGAGCTCGACTAAAGCTTGATATTACGGACTCGAGTTGAGCTTTGACTTAAGTCGAGCTGAGTAGCTCACTAGCAACTCGACTCGTTTGTATTCCTAGGTTTCATTCAAACCTTCAACTTTTTTAAGGAAAATTACTATAATGTATTGGGTTAGCGACTCCAAAAATTGTATGAAGGA from Elaeis guineensis isolate ETL-2024a chromosome 9, EG11, whole genome shotgun sequence includes these protein-coding regions:
- the LOC114914520 gene encoding uncharacterized protein translates to MRENAQMEKGKFNGQISKKKKKKKEKRQMGGRGGGGGEGAAKRGSLQRRVRRKPTAREGEVPVGGRLHVQGGVAAGGGHRIREVLVAVGGDVPVRPDGGRRVLGVVDCGPAVHERGLPRGDVAAEYPKGARPTAAATLAGGTKGSQRPSMAPSTRPLQPADRRRSPAGGGSPFRRWMIDTLLLPPVFPKSRKRSSVDGAPGRASAAVVVEKNFPRICIWESDGEVGDITCDIIDTLEASMLYREGTSFDSVGGGIGARQERRRPCCLTVGEVKKPRQTISKCHKNYDLMLNLPLGVRYSVGKPASTQTREL